Proteins co-encoded in one Holophagales bacterium genomic window:
- a CDS encoding VCBS repeat-containing protein: MLVRRRAFGARSAVFLAVLASGFVPAPRSEAQGRSTLAVAAPVLKWQRGGCFSSWCQTGWYSSPAAADLDGDGLPEVIWGSYDVVALEGDTGALRWRAPNGSRVWPGVAVADLTGDGALEVIAGRGSDQVTAYDRDGNTLWTRNPFGSGEVRTLAVEDLDTDGILEIVVGRASGGATRQLNVFDPAGIVRAGWPARRDGEAGYGWGMYNANVAVADLDGDGEEGADRPDRHPLRHGAGPGRQPAPRQRPLRRGQGLEPGGRPRGPRGRPAGLCELRDGAPTQLGELGACRR; the protein is encoded by the coding sequence ATGCTCGTACGAAGAAGAGCCTTCGGCGCCCGTTCGGCGGTCTTTCTCGCGGTACTCGCGAGCGGGTTCGTTCCCGCACCCCGCTCCGAAGCCCAGGGCCGGTCCACTCTGGCCGTCGCCGCGCCCGTCCTGAAGTGGCAGCGAGGCGGCTGCTTCAGCTCGTGGTGCCAGACCGGGTGGTACTCGTCGCCCGCGGCCGCAGATCTCGACGGAGACGGACTCCCGGAGGTGATCTGGGGTTCGTACGACGTCGTGGCTCTCGAAGGCGACACGGGCGCCTTGAGGTGGCGGGCACCGAACGGCTCGCGCGTGTGGCCCGGGGTGGCGGTGGCCGACCTCACCGGCGACGGCGCTCTCGAGGTGATCGCGGGGCGTGGCTCGGACCAGGTCACCGCCTACGACCGGGACGGGAACACCCTCTGGACCCGCAATCCCTTCGGCAGCGGCGAGGTCCGGACGCTCGCGGTGGAGGACCTCGATACCGACGGGATCCTCGAGATCGTCGTCGGCCGGGCCAGCGGCGGCGCCACGAGACAGCTGAACGTCTTCGACCCGGCAGGCATCGTCCGCGCCGGCTGGCCCGCGCGGCGGGACGGGGAGGCCGGCTACGGCTGGGGTATGTACAACGCGAACGTCGCGGTGGCCGATCTCGACGGCGACGGCGAGGAAGGAGCTGATCGGCCCGACCGACACCCACTACGTCACGGCGCTGGACCGGGGAGGCAACCAGCTCCCCGCCAGCGCCCTTTACGGCGCGGGCAAGGTCTGGAGCCAGGTGGGCGTCCACGTGGGCCACGCGGTCGACCTGCGGGGCTATGCGAACTGCGGGACGGAGCACCGACCCAACTGGGCGAACTCGGCGCCTGCCGTCGGTGA
- a CDS encoding L,D-transpeptidase has protein sequence MAGPDGARQLALRRPGTGIRFASEPAVADLDGDGYAEVLFASWPQKSVGGDGPAASSTIWAVPARCRPPGALRRRDLERSPRCTDARGRRRRRRARGRTRNGRFGRRRLRPPRTPGTPGSCGEQDGAPFGGRASHRVRGPAAALAVPRARSVPGARHASDGGPPRRTIACGRGASPASAQWHLRHPSGSQGNLDEPDRGGRRGGRVARPLGRRRRPDRHIQPQLRGGAHPREQRRRRARPRRNPNPLGEELVRLAGRRHSRRQRVLRVGTCTGPPGTGAISETGRGRRPGCARALRPARRDARGTPSRHHREPAPRRSEGPARASRLLGEKLLKTYRVGLGLNPVPPKERQGDRATPEGSYLVCMKNPQSRFVLSPGPELPESRGRRRGLAAGSISRRQYRQVVESARAGACPPWNTPLGGEVFIHGSGSETDWTWGCVALDDDDIRELFPRIPVGTPVVIEP, from the coding sequence CTGGCTGGACCGGACGGAGCACGGCAGCTGGCCCTACGACGTCCCGGAACGGGGATCCGCTTCGCGAGCGAGCCCGCCGTGGCGGACCTCGACGGCGACGGATACGCGGAAGTGCTCTTTGCTTCGTGGCCGCAGAAGTCGGTGGGGGGGGACGGGCCAGCTGCGTCCTCGACCATCTGGGCCGTCCCTGCACGCTGTCGACCTCCCGGCGCCCTTCGGCGGCGCGACCTGGAACGGAGCCCTCGGTGCACCGACGCTCGCGGACGTCGACGGCGACGGCGAGCTCGAGGCCGTACTCGGAACGGTCGCTTCGGGCGTCGTCGTCTACGACCTCCCCGGACGCCAGGAACGCCCGGGTCCTGTGGGGAACAGGACGGGGCACCCTTCGGAGGACGGGCGTCGCACCGGGTCCGTGGGCCCGCCGCTGCCCTCGCGGTTCCACGCGCTCGCTCCGTGCCGGGTGCTCGACACGCGTCTGACGGCGGGCCCCCTCGGCGGACCATCGCTTGCGGCCGCGGCGCGTCGCCTGCTTCCGCTCAATGGCACCTGCGGCATCCCTCCGGGAGCCAGGGCAATCTCGACGAACCTGACCGTGGTGGCCGGAGGGGCGGCCGGGTCGCTCGTCCTCTGGGCCGGCGACGGCGACCTGACCGGCACATCCAGCCTCAGCTTCGGGGCGGGGCGCACCCGCGCGAACAACGCCGTCGTCGAGCTCGCCCGCGACGGAACCCGAACCCTCTGGGTGAAGAGCTCGTCCGCCTCGCCGGTCGACGTCATTCTCGACGTCAACGGGTACTTCGAGTAGGAACGTGCACGGGCCCGCCCGGAACCGGCGCCATCTCCGAGACCGGCCGTGGCCGGCGTCCTGGGTGCGCTCGCGCTCTCCGCCCTGCTCGCCGCGACGCCCGCGGAACCCCTTCCCGCCACCATCGGGAACCCGCGCCTCGTCGTTCAGAAGGCCCGGCGCGCGCTTCTCGTCTACTCGGGGAGAAGCTCCTGAAGACCTATCGTGTCGGCCTCGGCCTCAACCCCGTTCCTCCCAAGGAGCGCCAGGGAGACCGGGCCACTCCCGAGGGCTCCTACCTCGTCTGCATGAAGAACCCTCAGAGCCGGTTCGTCCTCTCCCCTGGGCCTGAGCTACCCGAATCCCGCGGACGCCGAAGGGGCCTCGCAGCCGGGTCGATTTCCCGGCGGCAGTACCGGCAGGTCGTGGAGAGCGCCCGCGCGGGCGCCTGCCCTCCCTGGAACACGCCGCTCGGAGGCGAGGTCTTCATCCACGGGAGCGGCTCGGAGACGGACTGGACCTGGGGCTGCGTGGCCCTCGACGACGACGACATCCGGGAGCTCTTTCCGCGGATTCCCGTCGGGACGCCCGTCGTCATCGAGCCCTGA
- a CDS encoding sigma-54-dependent Fis family transcriptional regulator, with translation MTKDETPARILVVDDSPSTLEVLRRNLEDGGHFVVTASGAADALALLSFTPVDLVLTDLKMPGMSGLALVRHVTENLKETEIVVITGYATIGGAVEALRTGAEDYLAKPFTDDELREAVGRALRKLRGRKSESAPPPAAVPGLLGESEAIRRAGRAIERAAPSEGGVLLGGEDGTGKELVARIIHNRSARAHGPFLSMYCRSVAPELLHEELLGARGRPGLLARAAGGTLFVADIEEVGAAVREKLALLGPPARPARKQRSTSARLIAATCWGTGPSRTNPPVSGELFEEAIWLPPLRERGEDVVILAGHFARHYAGALGRPVPELADSVLEVFRSYPWPGNVRELRGIVRDLVASELTTVSVPDLPPRMRFSALRDAGWNRSLADVETEHVRRVLAAVDGNKTRAAEILGIDRKTLRDKLRERSSPAQPSRDEAPGKEEGALRPPSSAVEPPPELRRSRER, from the coding sequence GTGACGAAGGACGAGACGCCCGCCAGGATCCTCGTCGTCGACGACTCCCCGTCGACGCTCGAGGTGCTCCGCCGCAACCTCGAGGACGGCGGCCACTTCGTCGTGACCGCCTCGGGCGCCGCCGACGCGCTCGCCCTCCTCTCGTTCACTCCCGTCGACCTCGTCCTCACCGACCTGAAGATGCCGGGAATGTCGGGCCTCGCCCTCGTCCGGCACGTGACGGAGAACCTGAAGGAGACGGAGATCGTCGTCATCACCGGCTACGCGACGATCGGCGGCGCCGTCGAGGCGCTCCGGACCGGCGCGGAGGACTACCTCGCCAAGCCGTTCACCGACGACGAGCTCCGCGAGGCCGTGGGGCGCGCGCTCCGGAAGCTCCGGGGCCGCAAGTCCGAGAGCGCTCCGCCGCCCGCCGCCGTCCCCGGCCTCCTCGGGGAGTCGGAGGCGATCCGCCGCGCCGGGCGGGCGATCGAGCGGGCCGCGCCGTCGGAGGGGGGCGTCCTCCTCGGAGGGGAGGACGGCACCGGCAAGGAGCTCGTCGCGCGGATCATCCACAACAGGAGCGCCCGGGCCCACGGTCCGTTCCTCTCGATGTACTGCCGCTCGGTCGCTCCCGAACTGCTGCACGAGGAGCTCCTCGGCGCGCGGGGGCGCCCGGGGCTCCTGGCGCGCGCCGCGGGCGGGACGCTCTTCGTCGCCGACATCGAGGAGGTCGGGGCGGCGGTGCGGGAGAAGCTTGCGCTCCTCGGCCCGCCGGCGCGTCCCGCGCGAAAACAGCGGTCGACGTCGGCCCGCCTCATCGCCGCCACCTGCTGGGGGACGGGGCCGTCCCGGACGAACCCGCCGGTCAGCGGCGAGCTCTTCGAGGAGGCGATCTGGCTTCCTCCGCTCCGCGAACGGGGAGAGGACGTCGTCATCCTCGCGGGTCATTTCGCGCGCCACTATGCCGGCGCGCTCGGGCGGCCCGTCCCGGAGCTGGCCGACTCCGTCCTCGAGGTCTTCCGAAGCTACCCGTGGCCCGGGAACGTGCGGGAGCTGCGGGGGATCGTGAGGGATCTCGTGGCCAGCGAGCTGACGACGGTCTCCGTCCCCGATCTCCCCCCGCGGATGCGCTTCTCCGCACTCAGGGACGCGGGCTGGAACCGGTCGCTCGCCGACGTCGAAACCGAGCACGTGAGGCGCGTCCTCGCGGCAGTCGACGGCAACAAGACGCGCGCCGCGGAGATTCTCGGAATCGACCGCAAGACCCTTCGCGACAAGCTGCGAGAGCGGAGCTCGCCGGCGCAGCCGTCCCGCGACGAGGCGCCCGGAAAGGAAGAGGGGGCCTTGCGGCCCCCCTCCTCTGCGGTGGAACCGCCTCCCGAGCTCAGAAGAAGTAGAGAGCGTTGA
- a CDS encoding porin, which produces MNGFATTSWSWNFNRPDSGTNQLRVFDFEDNAIKIDGAELVLQKVASAPGEAGFRVDAVAGASIPQVSAAAGLFRDDDGIAGDFDLQQAFVSYVAPLGTGLRFDAGKFATHGGYEVIEGYDGYNDNATRSFLFGYAEPATHAGVKATYALSGTVSAMVEVVNGWDNVEDSNSSKSVGGQLAFTLPSNATLYVNALFGPERAGNDGDDRTFLNVVGTWKLGAGSALGLDAVWATEENAAGPGQDATWGGVALYGRLGLSPSFALVLRAEVFDDPEGVRTGTPQTLSELTLTPELKVAPGLVLRADLRLDHSTRDVFEKESSLTGTQPTVLLNALYFF; this is translated from the coding sequence GTGAACGGCTTCGCCACGACGAGCTGGTCCTGGAACTTCAACCGCCCCGACTCCGGCACGAACCAGCTCCGCGTCTTCGACTTCGAGGACAACGCGATCAAGATCGACGGCGCCGAGCTCGTCCTGCAGAAGGTCGCCTCCGCCCCTGGCGAGGCGGGCTTCCGGGTCGACGCCGTCGCCGGCGCATCGATCCCTCAGGTCTCCGCGGCGGCCGGCCTCTTCCGCGACGACGACGGGATCGCGGGAGACTTCGACCTTCAGCAGGCATTCGTCTCGTACGTCGCGCCGCTCGGAACGGGCCTCCGCTTCGACGCCGGGAAATTCGCGACCCACGGCGGCTACGAGGTGATCGAGGGCTACGACGGGTACAACGACAACGCGACCCGCTCGTTCCTATTCGGCTACGCGGAGCCGGCGACTCACGCCGGGGTCAAGGCGACCTACGCCCTTTCCGGGACGGTCTCGGCGATGGTCGAGGTCGTGAACGGCTGGGACAACGTCGAGGACTCGAACTCGTCGAAGTCCGTCGGCGGCCAGCTCGCGTTCACCCTTCCCTCGAACGCCACGCTCTACGTCAACGCCCTCTTCGGGCCGGAGCGCGCCGGAAACGACGGGGACGACCGGACGTTCCTCAACGTCGTCGGGACGTGGAAGCTCGGGGCGGGGTCGGCGCTCGGGCTCGACGCCGTCTGGGCGACCGAGGAGAACGCCGCCGGGCCCGGCCAGGACGCGACGTGGGGCGGCGTCGCCCTCTACGGGCGCCTCGGCCTTTCCCCCTCGTTTGCGCTCGTCCTGCGCGCCGAGGTCTTCGACGACCCGGAGGGAGTCCGCACGGGGACACCGCAGACCCTCTCGGAGCTGACGCTCACGCCGGAGCTGAAGGTCGCTCCCGGGCTCGTCCTCCGGGCGGACCTGCGGCTCGACCACTCGACCCGCGACGTCTTCGAGAAGGAATCCAGCCTCACTGGGACGCAGCCGACGGTCCTCCTCAACGCTCTCTACTTCTTCTGA
- a CDS encoding ammonium transporter yields MTINTGDTAFMLLCSSLVMLMTPGLAFFYGGLVGRKNVLAIMIQSFVSMGWTTVLWWAYGFSMCFSGDLKSGTDFAGIIGNFDWAFLRGITLQMPSPVNDGIPMIVFIAYQMMFAVITPALITGAFTNRVTFKAYMLFLTGWLTFVYFPFVHMVWGGGILAKLGVLDFAGGIVVHNIAGIAALASILYVGKRKVEDRGPHSIPLVALGTGLLWFGWYGFNAGSEFRVDSVTAVAFLNTDLAGSFAAIAWLAMDWMTSKKPKFLGLLTGAVAGLATITPAAGYVSPTTACLIGVIAGVACFYAVALKNKLGWDDALDVWGVHGVGGFIGIILSGIFATTAFNPAGVDGLLRGNSRFFFVQLLAVVISSAWAFVFTYGMLWLIDRVTVVKVTEEGERSGLDSSIHGETAYLEGV; encoded by the coding sequence ATGACCATCAACACGGGAGACACGGCCTTCATGCTGCTGTGCTCCAGCCTCGTCATGCTGATGACCCCCGGCCTCGCCTTCTTCTACGGCGGGCTCGTCGGACGGAAGAACGTCCTGGCGATCATGATCCAGAGCTTCGTCTCCATGGGCTGGACGACGGTCCTCTGGTGGGCCTACGGGTTCTCGATGTGCTTCAGCGGCGACCTGAAAAGCGGCACGGACTTCGCCGGGATCATCGGGAACTTCGACTGGGCGTTCCTGCGCGGCATCACGCTTCAGATGCCCTCCCCGGTCAACGACGGGATCCCGATGATCGTGTTCATCGCCTACCAGATGATGTTCGCCGTCATCACGCCGGCACTGATCACGGGCGCGTTCACGAACCGGGTGACGTTCAAGGCGTACATGCTCTTCCTCACGGGGTGGCTGACCTTCGTCTACTTCCCCTTCGTCCACATGGTCTGGGGCGGCGGGATCCTCGCGAAGCTGGGCGTCCTCGACTTCGCCGGCGGCATCGTCGTCCACAACATCGCCGGGATCGCCGCCCTCGCCTCGATCCTCTACGTCGGCAAGCGGAAGGTCGAGGACCGCGGCCCGCACTCGATCCCGCTCGTCGCGCTCGGCACCGGCCTCCTCTGGTTCGGGTGGTACGGCTTCAACGCGGGAAGCGAGTTCCGGGTCGACTCCGTCACGGCCGTCGCCTTCCTCAACACGGACCTCGCCGGCAGCTTCGCCGCCATCGCGTGGCTCGCCATGGACTGGATGACGTCGAAGAAGCCGAAGTTCCTGGGCCTCCTCACGGGCGCCGTCGCGGGCCTGGCGACGATCACCCCGGCCGCGGGATACGTCTCGCCCACCACCGCCTGCCTCATCGGCGTCATCGCCGGCGTCGCCTGCTTCTACGCGGTCGCCCTGAAGAACAAGCTCGGCTGGGACGACGCCCTCGACGTCTGGGGCGTCCACGGCGTTGGCGGGTTCATCGGGATCATCCTCAGCGGCATCTTCGCCACGACGGCTTTCAACCCGGCGGGCGTCGACGGCCTCCTCCGCGGCAACAGCCGCTTCTTCTTCGTCCAGCTCCTCGCCGTCGTGATCTCGTCGGCGTGGGCGTTCGTCTTCACGTACGGAATGCTCTGGCTGATCGACCGGGTGACCGTCGTGAAGGTCACCGAGGAAGGGGAACGCTCGGGGCTCGACAGCTCGATCCACGGCGAGACCGCCTACCTCGAAGGGGTCTGA
- a CDS encoding type II toxin-antitoxin system VapC family toxin, whose product MITVTVDASISLGLVLRDEDPVAFRGLLEAAVTGDVLLVTAPHWPLEVGNGLLGAVRRKRIAMGDAERAYARLLGLPIVVRPHVPFEDVLTRAATDELSVYDAAYLSIAIRDRSSLATTDRRLAAAAAVHGLLFTPHT is encoded by the coding sequence TTGATCACGGTCACCGTCGATGCCTCGATCTCGCTCGGCCTCGTCCTTCGCGACGAAGATCCGGTGGCGTTTCGGGGGCTTCTCGAGGCTGCGGTCACCGGTGACGTGCTGCTCGTGACCGCACCCCACTGGCCGCTGGAGGTGGGGAACGGACTCCTTGGGGCCGTACGCCGCAAGCGCATCGCGATGGGGGACGCAGAGCGCGCCTATGCGCGGCTACTCGGCCTGCCGATCGTCGTCCGGCCGCACGTCCCGTTCGAGGACGTCCTGACTCGTGCAGCAACCGACGAGCTCAGCGTCTACGACGCCGCATACCTCTCGATCGCGATTCGCGACCGATCCAGCCTGGCGACGACCGACCGGCGGCTCGCCGCAGCCGCCGCGGTCCACGGACTCCTGTTCACACCTCACACCTGA
- a CDS encoding VCBS repeat-containing protein, producing MVRVLVAVALLVPGLVLAGPCATPSFSLPFDLGLPAGHFLWLDAAEVDGDGRPDVVAFSETEREIIVFWNRAEGLDPGPVTELDETIYLSVSVVDLNDDGRADLLVDVGAPWAKSRSLEPRLGDGAGGFVRAAAEAVVLPPYAVIALARVDGGGIPDLLAVSPSASDATKLQVGRWRARGDGTFLAPTTVLTLDNPFPAMQSQLGLVAGDVDGDGRTDLVVSSHASSPGISYSSSVWLGDGAGGFGRSPGAPAGFATELRDVDGDGRDELVASEQGGEGREVGILKRETGGTWVSLGRWTTSGDVLLGELDGDPTRLEALLTEGPFRLFRLEESGPVELATLPARSPATLLDLDGDGRLDVLTLAPDPLGPPARLVLARGGCGPGRGTTSLFVPAFLCLTGAEATRFETELTVSNLGAAGISAVLRFHPADGGAEHALSTFSLEPGRVRRFSTAADAGAEKLVLPDGVSLGTAILEASTLDGSSPGVVADVRVVSERPGSGRGGVGFRARPAEGQQVGSRAELAWLVEDSEDRTNLAVASVGPDPVTLRVTVFSGVPGRPEHVVLPDRTLAPYGIHQWNRILATSGLGGRSGWARIERVAGGPWTAWATVNSNGTGDGSVVEAQGASSGDFLPAIVGSDRYRTDLVLTNPTYQNRRAILRFPAVSGGESISLDVEVGPESSRTIDPVAALRDALVIPPVSYVGHCSVPQPFLAGARVRTTSSSSSFGVYTPPARLTSGQTMLVTGLRQDEGNRSNLAIVVPDLEPSSLFRVELFDGRTGERLKAIEDVAPGGTWGAPSRVQLDSVLLGTGAPFGWARVTRTAGGGPFFAYAVVNDGAAPGLGSGDGTYLPGIPR from the coding sequence ATGGTTCGAGTACTCGTCGCCGTCGCTCTCCTCGTCCCCGGGCTCGTGCTTGCCGGGCCCTGCGCGACGCCGTCGTTCTCGCTCCCGTTCGACCTCGGCCTTCCGGCGGGACATTTCCTGTGGCTCGACGCCGCGGAGGTGGACGGGGACGGGCGCCCGGACGTCGTCGCGTTCAGCGAAACCGAGCGGGAGATCATCGTCTTTTGGAACCGCGCCGAGGGCCTCGACCCCGGCCCGGTGACGGAGCTGGACGAGACGATCTACCTCTCGGTGAGCGTCGTCGACCTGAACGACGACGGTCGGGCGGACCTCCTCGTCGACGTCGGCGCGCCCTGGGCCAAGTCCCGGAGTCTCGAGCCGCGGCTGGGCGACGGGGCCGGCGGGTTCGTGAGGGCGGCGGCCGAAGCGGTTGTACTGCCGCCGTACGCGGTGATCGCCCTCGCCCGAGTCGACGGCGGCGGCATCCCCGACCTCCTCGCCGTCTCGCCGTCGGCGTCGGACGCCACGAAGCTGCAGGTCGGGAGGTGGCGCGCCCGCGGTGACGGGACGTTCCTGGCGCCGACGACGGTCCTGACGCTCGACAACCCGTTCCCCGCAATGCAGAGTCAGCTGGGCCTCGTCGCCGGAGACGTCGACGGCGACGGCCGGACGGATCTCGTCGTCTCCTCGCACGCCTCCAGTCCCGGAATCTCGTACTCCTCGAGCGTCTGGCTCGGGGACGGCGCCGGTGGATTCGGGAGGAGTCCCGGCGCGCCGGCCGGCTTCGCGACTGAGCTCCGCGACGTCGACGGCGACGGAAGGGACGAGCTCGTCGCGAGCGAGCAGGGGGGCGAAGGGCGGGAGGTCGGGATCCTGAAGCGTGAGACGGGCGGGACGTGGGTGAGCCTCGGGCGATGGACCACCTCGGGCGACGTCCTCCTCGGAGAGCTGGACGGGGACCCGACCCGCCTGGAAGCCCTCCTCACGGAAGGGCCCTTTCGCCTTTTCCGGCTGGAGGAGTCCGGTCCCGTCGAGCTCGCGACGCTCCCGGCCCGTTCGCCGGCGACCCTCCTCGATCTCGACGGCGACGGCCGTCTCGACGTCCTCACCCTCGCGCCCGACCCCCTGGGGCCCCCCGCCCGTCTCGTCCTCGCCCGCGGCGGCTGCGGACCGGGACGGGGGACGACCTCGCTCTTCGTGCCGGCGTTCCTCTGTCTGACCGGTGCCGAGGCGACGCGATTCGAGACCGAGCTGACCGTCTCGAACCTCGGCGCCGCCGGGATCTCGGCCGTCCTGCGATTCCACCCCGCCGACGGCGGCGCCGAGCACGCCCTGTCCACCTTTTCGCTCGAGCCGGGCCGAGTCCGGCGCTTCTCGACGGCTGCCGACGCCGGGGCGGAGAAGCTCGTTCTGCCGGACGGCGTGAGCCTGGGAACCGCGATCCTCGAGGCCTCGACCCTCGACGGGTCGTCCCCGGGCGTCGTTGCGGACGTTCGGGTCGTCTCGGAGCGGCCGGGTTCGGGGCGCGGCGGCGTCGGATTCCGCGCGCGTCCCGCCGAAGGGCAGCAGGTCGGGTCCCGCGCGGAGCTGGCGTGGCTCGTCGAGGATTCGGAGGACCGGACGAACCTCGCGGTCGCGAGCGTCGGTCCCGATCCGGTGACGCTGCGCGTGACCGTCTTCTCGGGGGTCCCCGGTCGTCCGGAACACGTCGTCCTGCCCGACCGCACGCTGGCCCCGTACGGCATCCACCAGTGGAACCGCATCCTCGCGACCTCGGGGCTCGGAGGCCGGAGCGGCTGGGCCCGGATCGAGCGGGTCGCCGGCGGCCCCTGGACGGCCTGGGCCACGGTCAACTCGAACGGGACGGGGGACGGGTCGGTCGTCGAGGCGCAGGGAGCGTCGTCGGGGGACTTCCTCCCCGCGATCGTCGGGAGCGACAGGTACCGGACGGACCTCGTCCTTACGAACCCCACCTATCAGAACCGCCGGGCGATCCTCCGTTTCCCGGCCGTTTCCGGAGGCGAGTCGATCTCGCTCGACGTCGAGGTCGGGCCGGAGTCGTCACGGACGATCGACCCGGTCGCGGCTCTCCGAGACGCCCTCGTCATTCCGCCCGTCTCTTACGTGGGCCACTGTTCCGTGCCCCAGCCGTTCCTTGCGGGGGCGCGCGTGAGGACGACGTCCTCCTCGTCTTCGTTCGGTGTCTATACGCCCCCGGCGCGGCTGACCTCGGGCCAGACGATGCTCGTCACCGGCCTGCGCCAGGACGAGGGGAACCGCTCGAACCTCGCGATCGTCGTGCCGGACCTCGAGCCCTCGTCCCTGTTTCGGGTTGAGCTCTTCGACGGGCGCACCGGCGAACGACTGAAGGCGATCGAGGACGTCGCTCCGGGCGGCACTTGGGGCGCTCCGTCGAGGGTCCAGCTCGATTCGGTCCTCCTCGGCACGGGAGCACCCTTCGGGTGGGCGCGTGTCACACGGACCGCCGGCGGGGGCCCCTTCTTCGCCTACGCCGTCGTCAACGACGGCGCGGCGCCGGGTCTCGGGTCGGGAGACGGGACGTACCTGCCCGGGATACCGAGGTAG
- a CDS encoding type II toxin-antitoxin system VapC family toxin, translated as MLLFDVNVLVHAHRRDAPDHPKYRKWLEATLGSDSAYGVSDLVLSGFLRVVTHPKVFREPTPLESALAFVHEVRDRPNAVGIVPGPRHWEIFTRLCRECGVRGNLVPDAWLAALALESGCEWVTTDRDFARFPKLRWRHPLQTVRRAN; from the coding sequence GTGCTCCTGTTCGACGTTAACGTCCTCGTCCACGCGCATCGCCGTGACGCGCCCGACCACCCGAAGTACCGGAAGTGGCTGGAGGCGACCCTCGGGTCGGACTCCGCCTACGGGGTCTCCGACCTCGTCCTGAGCGGCTTCCTGCGCGTCGTCACGCACCCGAAGGTCTTCCGCGAGCCGACGCCGCTCGAGAGCGCGCTCGCATTCGTCCACGAGGTCCGGGATCGCCCAAACGCGGTCGGGATCGTGCCGGGCCCGAGGCACTGGGAAATCTTCACGCGGCTCTGCCGGGAGTGCGGCGTGCGCGGGAACCTCGTCCCGGACGCCTGGCTCGCGGCCCTCGCTTTGGAGTCGGGGTGCGAGTGGGTGACGACGGACCGCGACTTCGCGCGGTTCCCGAAGCTTCGGTGGCGGCACCCTCTCCAGACCGTCCGACGGGCGAACTGA